From Humibacter ginsenosidimutans, a single genomic window includes:
- a CDS encoding asparaginase — protein sequence MSESVRAQQFSGTFDSTAAVELAVSDRSGFIENRHVGSAIVLSPEGERVLALGDPDAAVLPRSTLKPFQAVGSLTAGAELDAEQTALASASHAGTPRHVDVVRRTLADARLDDSALRCPSALPADAESRSAVLRTGGDAAPIYMECSGKHAGMLAACVAQGWSVDDYLDARHPLQQHIRDVVERLTGEKVSHAAVDGCGAPVFAVTLAGLARGVHRMATASESSPFALYRTAASVLRSAREHPWAISGPGRPDTVLMETIGGYAKAGADGVMTVCVANGTTVAVKMLGGSVPAARVAAVGALAKAGAIDAATAQEALERADAVVYGGGAPVGRLRPTV from the coding sequence ATGAGTGAATCGGTGCGTGCGCAGCAGTTCTCCGGCACCTTCGACAGCACCGCCGCCGTGGAACTCGCGGTCTCCGACCGCAGCGGCTTCATCGAGAACCGGCACGTCGGGTCCGCCATCGTTCTCTCTCCGGAGGGCGAGCGTGTGCTGGCTCTGGGCGATCCGGATGCCGCGGTACTCCCCCGCTCCACTCTGAAGCCCTTCCAGGCCGTCGGCTCGCTGACGGCCGGCGCCGAGCTCGACGCGGAGCAGACCGCCCTCGCCTCCGCGAGTCACGCCGGCACCCCTCGGCACGTCGACGTCGTGCGCCGCACCCTCGCCGACGCGCGCCTCGACGACAGCGCGCTGCGCTGCCCGTCCGCGCTGCCCGCCGATGCCGAGTCGCGCAGCGCCGTGCTTCGCACAGGCGGCGACGCCGCCCCGATCTACATGGAGTGCTCGGGAAAGCATGCGGGGATGCTCGCGGCATGCGTCGCTCAGGGGTGGAGCGTCGACGACTATCTCGACGCACGGCATCCTCTGCAACAGCACATCAGGGACGTCGTCGAGCGTCTGACCGGCGAGAAGGTGTCGCACGCGGCCGTCGACGGCTGCGGCGCTCCGGTGTTCGCCGTCACCCTGGCCGGCCTGGCACGGGGCGTGCACCGCATGGCAACGGCGTCGGAGTCCTCGCCGTTCGCCTTGTATCGCACGGCGGCGAGCGTGTTGCGCAGCGCGCGCGAGCACCCGTGGGCGATCTCGGGCCCCGGCCGTCCGGACACCGTGCTGATGGAGACGATCGGCGGCTACGCCAAGGCCGGTGCCGACGGCGTGATGACCGTGTGCGTGGCCAACGGCACGACCGTCGCCGTCAAGATGCTCGGCGGCAGTGTTCCGGCGGCGCGGGTCGCGGCAGTCGGCGCCCTGGCGAAAGCCGGCGCGATCGATGCCGCGACGGCACAGGAGGCGCTCGAGAGAGCGGATGCCGTCGTGTACGGCGGAGGGGCGCCCGTCGGCCGCCTGCGCCCGACGGTCTGA
- a CDS encoding OsmC family protein, whose product MNVDHHYALELEWTGNRGTGTSDYRAYGRDHIVRAEGNPPIEGSSDRAFFGDPERWNPEELMVAALSQCHLLSYLHVAQRNGVVVIAYTDTPTGTMTTTPDGGGHFTSVTLRPEVTVSDASQVELAQTLHEEAARLCFIAASVNFPVGHEPTTRLA is encoded by the coding sequence GTGAACGTCGACCATCACTACGCCCTCGAGCTGGAGTGGACGGGAAACCGCGGCACGGGAACGAGCGACTACCGCGCGTACGGTCGCGATCACATCGTGCGGGCGGAGGGCAACCCGCCGATCGAGGGCTCGAGCGACCGCGCGTTCTTCGGCGACCCCGAGCGCTGGAACCCGGAAGAGCTCATGGTGGCGGCACTTTCTCAGTGCCACCTGCTCAGCTACCTGCACGTCGCTCAGCGCAATGGCGTCGTCGTGATCGCCTACACCGACACGCCGACAGGCACCATGACGACCACACCCGACGGCGGAGGGCACTTCACGTCGGTCACCCTGCGCCCCGAGGTCACGGTGTCCGACGCGTCGCAGGTCGAGCTCGCGCAGACCCTGCACGAGGAGGCCGCCCGCCTGTGCTTCATCGCGGCCTCGGTCAACTTCCCGGTCGGCCACGAGCCGACAACGCGCCTCGCCTGA
- a CDS encoding lysophospholipid acyltransferase family protein, whose translation MAMEHSAGERPRLGFLYGFGRFVVAPVARVLYRPKVIGRHNVPREGAVILASNHLSFIDSVVIPVVAPRPVQFLAKSHYFEGRGISGWIKRTFFGAIGAVGVRRGAGRDSQHALELSRSILEAGNAFALYPEGTRSLDGRLYRGRTGVAWLALTTGAPVVPVGLIGTERLQPVGSKAPTFARVTVAFGEPIDVASFGPATSGKARREATDAIMAAIQRLSGQTEAGVYNEAPADADTL comes from the coding sequence GAGCACTCCGCGGGAGAGCGTCCGCGCCTCGGGTTCCTCTACGGCTTCGGCCGGTTCGTGGTGGCGCCGGTCGCCCGCGTGCTGTACCGGCCGAAGGTGATCGGCCGCCACAATGTTCCTCGCGAGGGTGCGGTCATCCTCGCGAGCAACCATCTCTCGTTCATCGACAGCGTCGTGATCCCCGTCGTGGCGCCTCGGCCCGTGCAGTTCCTCGCCAAGTCCCATTACTTCGAGGGGCGCGGCATCTCGGGCTGGATCAAGCGCACCTTCTTCGGCGCGATCGGTGCCGTGGGGGTACGGCGCGGGGCGGGCAGGGACTCGCAGCATGCGCTCGAGTTGAGTCGGAGCATCCTCGAGGCAGGCAACGCGTTCGCGCTCTACCCGGAGGGGACGCGGTCGCTCGACGGACGTCTGTACCGCGGCCGCACGGGGGTCGCCTGGTTGGCGCTGACCACGGGTGCCCCTGTCGTGCCGGTAGGACTGATCGGCACGGAGCGTCTGCAGCCGGTAGGCAGCAAGGCGCCCACGTTCGCACGTGTCACCGTCGCGTTCGGTGAGCCGATCGACGTCGCGTCGTTCGGTCCGGCGACGAGCGGCAAGGCCCGTCGCGAGGCGACGGATGCCATCATGGCCGCGATCCAGCGCCTCAGCGGGCAGACCGAGGCCGGGGTGTACAACGAGGCGCCGGCCGACGCCGACACGCTCTGA